In a single window of the Terriglobus roseus genome:
- the gluQRS gene encoding tRNA glutamyl-Q(34) synthetase GluQRS, which yields MPFGFIVKAMFYRGRLAPSPSGYLHLGHARTFLVAAERAAYGTLVLRNDDLDTQRCQPHFVSAMLEDLHWLGIHWQEGPLSGGRDTGDFGPYAQSLRGHLYRDAFEHLRAAGAVYPCSCSRRDLLAASRAPHAAEDDEPIYPGTCRSRSPREGQPTAWRFRVRDGDIVHFTDGLLGPQEFVAGRDFGDFAVLRRDGVPSYQLACVVDDAAMRITEVVRGRDLLRSTARQILLIRALGLPQPAYAHTDLVVNEHGERLAKRDDARSIRALRQAGYTPEEVRTMAMQQRSTGWDLEHLRSHP from the coding sequence TTGCCCTTCGGATTTATCGTAAAGGCGATGTTCTACCGCGGACGGCTCGCTCCATCTCCCTCGGGATATCTGCATCTTGGTCACGCACGCACCTTCCTCGTTGCTGCGGAGCGCGCAGCCTACGGCACGCTGGTTCTGCGCAACGACGATCTTGATACGCAGCGTTGTCAGCCACACTTCGTCTCGGCCATGCTCGAAGACCTGCACTGGCTCGGCATCCACTGGCAGGAAGGTCCGCTGAGCGGCGGCCGCGACACCGGCGACTTCGGACCGTATGCGCAAAGTCTGCGCGGGCATCTCTATCGAGACGCCTTCGAGCATCTGCGTGCCGCTGGCGCGGTTTACCCGTGCTCCTGTTCCAGGCGAGATCTGCTCGCGGCTTCGCGCGCACCGCACGCCGCAGAGGACGATGAGCCGATCTATCCAGGTACATGCCGGAGCCGCTCGCCGCGCGAAGGCCAGCCAACCGCCTGGCGCTTTCGTGTGCGTGACGGTGATATCGTCCACTTTACTGATGGCCTGCTCGGACCCCAGGAGTTCGTGGCTGGTCGTGACTTTGGTGACTTCGCCGTTCTACGTCGCGATGGCGTACCAAGCTACCAATTAGCCTGCGTTGTGGACGACGCTGCGATGCGCATCACCGAGGTCGTTCGGGGCCGCGATCTCTTACGCTCAACGGCCCGGCAGATCCTGCTGATCCGCGCATTGGGTCTCCCACAGCCGGCCTACGCGCACACCGATCTGGTGGTCAATGAACACGGCGAGCGCCTGGCCAAGCGCGACGACGCACGCAGCATCCGCGCGCTACGCCAAGCAGGGTACACGCCAGAAGAAGTGAGGACGATGGCAATGCAACAACGATCGACGGGATGGGACCTCGAACACCTGAGATCTCACCCCTGA
- a CDS encoding LysR family transcriptional regulator, which yields MLDLVQVRTFLAVAREGNFTRAASSLHYAQSSVTAQVQGLEEQLGSPLFHRLPRSLELTQVGHAFLPHAERLLCMAEEAMQSARAHGEPAGALMLSACESVLTYRLPALLRRFQTDYPQVEIVLNAASVAESGPPVQMGVDVGVSISERIRDPQLITHVLRSEPIRAVVAREHPLASQKRITAADIVAEQLLLTEETCSYRGVFEGALREAGVRLGHALAFASVEAVKQCALSRMGIAVLPEMVVAENLRAGTLVALRWPSPQLKVYTQLVRRRDRWFSPSMQAFWRTAIETIGVVK from the coding sequence TTGCTTGATCTCGTTCAGGTACGTACCTTTCTCGCGGTGGCGCGCGAAGGGAATTTCACGCGCGCCGCATCCAGCCTGCACTACGCGCAGTCCAGCGTGACGGCGCAGGTGCAGGGTCTGGAAGAACAGCTTGGCTCACCGCTCTTCCACCGGCTGCCGCGATCGCTGGAACTAACGCAGGTGGGCCATGCCTTTCTTCCGCATGCGGAGCGGCTGCTCTGTATGGCGGAAGAAGCTATGCAGAGTGCCCGCGCGCACGGCGAGCCAGCCGGCGCACTGATGCTCAGCGCCTGCGAAAGCGTGCTTACCTATCGCCTTCCTGCACTGCTCCGGCGGTTCCAAACCGACTATCCACAAGTGGAGATTGTCCTCAACGCGGCAAGTGTGGCCGAGTCCGGGCCACCGGTTCAAATGGGCGTTGATGTCGGTGTCAGCATCAGCGAACGCATTCGTGATCCTCAACTGATCACCCATGTATTGCGGTCGGAACCAATCCGCGCTGTAGTGGCACGCGAGCATCCTCTGGCTTCGCAAAAGCGCATCACTGCAGCAGACATCGTGGCAGAACAGCTCCTGCTGACCGAGGAGACGTGCAGTTATCGCGGTGTCTTCGAAGGCGCATTGCGTGAAGCTGGCGTCCGGTTGGGCCATGCGCTTGCGTTCGCCAGTGTGGAAGCGGTGAAGCAATGCGCCCTCTCCCGCATGGGCATCGCTGTTTTGCCGGAGATGGTGGTCGCTGAGAATCTGCGCGCAGGTACGCTGGTCGCGTTGCGATGGCCGTCACCGCAACTGAAGGTTTACACGCAACTCGTACGTCGTCGCGATCGCTGGTTCTCGCCATCCATGCAGGCCTTCTGGCGCACTGCGATTGAGACAATTGGCGTGGTGAAGTAG
- a CDS encoding DMT family transporter, which produces MSTRTVLQILLLSAIWGVSFLLIRIAGESFPPLWIAVMRSGLGGLLLWTVLLLQGKRPAAKQHVPYLLLVGLFNNAIPFTCFAWGEQVVPSNTASVLNATTPIWTLLIGLAATRKGTRANVLAGVALGFAGVLMVVLHQSSGSVADVPRSVFLRGVALISCGALGYAIASVIAKAKLQGVDPIVIAASQLGSAFLMVTPLALAGPMPTHVRAATLGAAAVLGFAGSGIAYLLFFHVLSTSSATHAVAVTYLLPLWGVFWGAIAHEPIGVWTFAGVLVTIAGLALMNLRPKPAAA; this is translated from the coding sequence ATGAGCACGCGTACGGTGTTGCAGATTCTGCTTCTGTCGGCCATCTGGGGAGTGTCCTTTCTCCTGATTCGCATTGCGGGCGAGAGCTTCCCGCCACTCTGGATTGCGGTCATGCGATCAGGCCTGGGTGGCCTGTTGCTATGGACCGTACTGCTGTTACAGGGAAAGCGACCGGCAGCAAAGCAGCACGTGCCATACCTGCTGCTGGTGGGTCTGTTCAACAACGCCATTCCCTTCACCTGCTTTGCATGGGGTGAGCAGGTCGTGCCGAGCAACACGGCATCCGTGCTAAACGCGACCACGCCGATCTGGACGCTGCTGATCGGTCTTGCAGCGACGCGCAAGGGCACACGCGCAAACGTACTCGCGGGTGTTGCGCTCGGATTCGCGGGCGTCCTCATGGTGGTGCTGCACCAATCGAGCGGAAGCGTCGCCGATGTGCCACGTTCGGTATTCCTGCGAGGTGTTGCGCTGATCTCGTGCGGCGCGCTCGGCTATGCGATTGCGTCGGTCATCGCCAAGGCAAAGTTGCAGGGCGTCGATCCAATCGTGATCGCTGCCTCACAGCTCGGGTCGGCATTCCTGATGGTCACGCCGCTGGCACTTGCTGGCCCTATGCCGACGCACGTACGCGCGGCCACACTCGGTGCAGCTGCGGTGCTGGGCTTCGCCGGCAGCGGCATTGCCTACCTGCTCTTCTTCCACGTCCTCAGCACGTCATCTGCGACGCATGCAGTCGCCGTCACATACCTGCTCCCGCTGTGGGGTGTCTTCTGGGGAGCGATCGCTCACGAGCCTATCGGGGTTTGGACCTTTGCCGGAGTTCTGGTCACGATTGCAGGTCTGGCGCTAATGAATCTACGACCAAAGCCGGCTGCGGCGTGA
- a CDS encoding superinfection immunity protein — MITFALLCVLYFLPSILAARRGHGVAGVLLLNLLFGWTGIGWAAMMVWALLSMPRSVYMPVPYGSPYIRGRCAQWERF, encoded by the coding sequence ATGATCACTTTCGCCCTGCTGTGTGTGCTTTACTTCCTTCCCAGCATCCTTGCCGCGCGTCGCGGCCACGGTGTTGCAGGCGTACTGCTGCTGAACCTGCTCTTTGGGTGGACAGGCATCGGCTGGGCAGCCATGATGGTTTGGGCGCTGCTCTCCATGCCGCGTTCCGTCTATATGCCGGTTCCGTACGGCTCGCCCTATATCCGAGGACGTTGCGCCCAGTGGGAGCGCTTCTAA
- a CDS encoding aldo/keto reductase: MKMRTLGALGTPVSPIMLGGNVFGWTIDQEQSFAVLDHFADRGFNFIDTADMYSSWVPGNKGGESETILGNWLKRTGKRESIVLATKLGNPMGEGKKGLSAKYMRAAVEASLRRLQTDYIDLYQAHIDDAEAPLEETLRAFNDLVQEGKVRTIGASNYDGRRLRAAEEVARNAGWQRYETLQPNYNLHTRQEYERDLAPVAAEFNIGVVPYFSLASGFLTGKYKTAADAEGARRSGMLGKYFDDRGLKILAALDSVSKHTGAKPASIALAWLLSRPNILAPIASATSIDQMDDLFAAADLELSAEQLSELSLASAYDTAEADPAMVGALPVEA; this comes from the coding sequence ATGAAGATGCGTACACTTGGCGCGCTTGGTACCCCGGTCTCGCCCATCATGCTTGGCGGTAATGTCTTCGGATGGACGATCGATCAGGAGCAATCGTTCGCGGTACTGGATCACTTTGCCGATCGTGGCTTTAACTTCATCGACACGGCGGACATGTACTCGAGCTGGGTTCCCGGTAACAAAGGTGGCGAGAGCGAGACGATCCTCGGTAACTGGCTCAAGCGCACGGGCAAGCGCGAGTCCATTGTGCTGGCGACCAAGCTCGGGAACCCGATGGGTGAGGGCAAGAAGGGCCTGAGCGCAAAGTACATGCGCGCGGCCGTCGAGGCATCGTTGCGCCGTCTGCAGACGGATTACATCGACCTCTACCAGGCTCATATCGACGACGCGGAGGCGCCGCTGGAAGAAACGCTGCGTGCCTTCAATGACCTGGTGCAGGAGGGTAAGGTACGCACCATCGGCGCCTCCAACTACGACGGTCGCCGTCTGCGTGCCGCAGAAGAGGTCGCTCGCAATGCCGGATGGCAGCGTTATGAGACGCTTCAGCCGAACTACAACCTGCATACGCGGCAGGAATACGAGCGGGATCTTGCGCCTGTCGCAGCGGAATTCAACATCGGCGTCGTGCCGTACTTCTCTCTCGCGAGCGGCTTCCTAACAGGGAAGTACAAGACCGCAGCAGACGCAGAGGGTGCCAGGCGCTCCGGGATGCTCGGTAAATATTTCGACGACCGCGGCTTGAAGATCCTCGCTGCGTTGGATTCGGTGTCGAAGCATACCGGAGCGAAGCCGGCTTCCATCGCTCTGGCCTGGCTGTTGTCGCGCCCGAATATTCTGGCTCCGATTGCGAGCGCCACATCCATCGACCAGATGGACGATCTGTTCGCCGCAGCCGATCTAGAACTGTCAGCGGAGCAACTTTCCGAGCTTTCGCTGGCGAGCGCCTACGATACCGCCGAGGCAGATCCCGCTATGGTGGGAGCTCTGCCAGTCGAAGCATAG
- a CDS encoding RidA family protein encodes MSATKTAITTQGAPAAIGPYSQAVRSGDLLFASGQIPIDPATGNLVEGGIEAQTERVLANVAAVLSAAGLGFGDVVKTTVYLKDMNDFAAMNTLYAPKLAPEGTVPPARSTVEVARLPKDSRVEIEVTARFS; translated from the coding sequence ATGAGTGCCACCAAGACAGCCATCACCACACAGGGCGCACCAGCCGCCATTGGACCTTACTCGCAGGCCGTACGTTCCGGCGATCTGCTCTTCGCCTCCGGCCAGATTCCCATTGATCCTGCGACCGGCAACCTGGTCGAGGGCGGCATCGAGGCGCAGACGGAACGCGTCCTTGCGAATGTTGCTGCTGTCCTTTCCGCAGCAGGCCTGGGCTTCGGAGACGTGGTGAAGACCACCGTTTACCTGAAAGACATGAACGACTTCGCTGCCATGAATACCCTGTACGCGCCGAAGCTGGCGCCCGAGGGCACAGTGCCACCCGCGCGGTCGACCGTCGAAGTAGCGCGTCTGCCGAAGGACTCGCGGGTCGAGATCGAAGTCACAGCGCGCTTCTCCTAA
- the msrB gene encoding peptide-methionine (R)-S-oxide reductase MsrB: protein MAENLKATSSATADNAPRRVHKTEEEWRQLLSPERFAVLRGKGTERAFTGELYENHDDGIYHCGACNAPLFTSDTKFESGSGWPSFFTPVSPDAVEAIEDNAYGMRRIEVVCATCGSHLGHVFPDGPNPTGLRYCINSASLNFEPEAK, encoded by the coding sequence ATGGCTGAGAATCTAAAGGCGACTTCGTCTGCTACGGCGGACAACGCGCCGCGCCGTGTGCACAAGACCGAGGAAGAGTGGCGTCAGCTGCTTTCACCGGAGCGCTTCGCGGTTCTGCGCGGCAAAGGCACCGAACGCGCTTTTACGGGCGAACTCTACGAGAACCACGACGACGGCATCTACCACTGTGGCGCGTGCAACGCACCGCTGTTCACGTCGGACACCAAGTTTGAGAGCGGCTCGGGATGGCCAAGCTTCTTCACGCCGGTGTCACCGGACGCAGTCGAAGCCATCGAGGACAATGCTTATGGCATGCGTCGCATCGAGGTGGTCTGTGCAACCTGCGGATCGCACCTGGGACACGTCTTCCCGGACGGCCCAAACCCGACCGGCCTGCGTTACTGCATCAACTCCGCTTCACTGAACTTCGAGCCGGAAGCGAAGTAG
- a CDS encoding DinB family protein: MNPYANYLDGRDAVDILIATPSELQSLIAGLTIDQMDKPLEPGKWSVREVLAHLADCEIVWAFRMRQAMETPGATVTPFDQDVWATRYSAYSAADALRTFLALRAWNVAFLTTVSAAERSNNLSHPERGTFPFTELLESIAGHDRNHLLRLKEQLGS; the protein is encoded by the coding sequence ATGAACCCTTATGCGAACTACCTTGATGGCCGCGATGCGGTCGACATCCTGATCGCAACGCCGTCGGAACTGCAGTCGCTAATTGCGGGTCTGACGATCGACCAGATGGACAAGCCGCTGGAGCCCGGCAAGTGGAGTGTGCGCGAGGTGCTCGCGCATCTTGCCGACTGCGAGATCGTGTGGGCCTTCCGCATGCGGCAGGCGATGGAGACGCCCGGAGCGACGGTGACGCCGTTCGACCAGGATGTCTGGGCAACTCGGTACAGTGCGTACTCCGCCGCAGATGCGTTGCGAACCTTCCTCGCGCTGCGTGCGTGGAACGTGGCGTTCCTGACAACCGTCTCCGCTGCCGAGCGCTCTAATAACCTGAGCCATCCGGAACGCGGTACCTTCCCGTTCACGGAGCTGCTCGAATCCATCGCGGGCCATGATCGGAACCACCTGCTGCGGCTGAAGGAGCAGCTGGGAAGCTAG
- a CDS encoding ArnT family glycosyltransferase: MPTQPISASQTIQADHRLRWQIFAAAFAVRVLYILLAHTFRIRPSDDHFEFGWEMGRIGRALATGHGYSDPFTGHTGPTAWVPPLYTLLVGGVFKLFGVYTKLSAFVLLTVNSLLSAWTAVLCYEIGLRCFSRRCAVWSGWLWALYPAALQYAVRWVWEMAATAAVFAAILVVMLRLSGVGEEEPPQQPWQLWAAFGLLWAALAMLNPTPMLMLPFTALHALAAPGWRTALRPRVLRAAFAGLLFVAALAPWTARNYAAFHRFIPLRDNFGAENFEGNSDWSTGFPWGRTVPLENRTILAEYTAMGEPAWTADRGAKASAWIHTHPKQFVALSIKRAWMYWAGVPKSVQEAGVLEYGRLVSFQFLSLAGMLGAALAVRRRAPAAWIFSLSMILLPLPYYAVTVQARFRHVLEPIICVLGVFLFQSATRRRVKDRRELA, encoded by the coding sequence ATGCCGACTCAGCCAATCTCCGCAAGCCAGACTATACAGGCCGACCACCGACTGCGCTGGCAGATCTTCGCCGCAGCCTTCGCCGTACGTGTGCTCTACATCCTGCTCGCGCACACCTTCCGCATCCGTCCCAGCGACGACCACTTCGAGTTCGGCTGGGAGATGGGACGCATCGGCCGCGCGCTTGCGACAGGACACGGCTACAGCGATCCGTTCACCGGACACACAGGCCCGACGGCGTGGGTTCCACCGCTCTACACGCTGCTGGTTGGCGGTGTCTTCAAGCTCTTTGGTGTCTACACAAAGCTCTCCGCGTTCGTACTGCTGACCGTCAATTCCCTGCTGAGCGCGTGGACTGCGGTGCTCTGTTACGAGATCGGTCTGCGCTGCTTCAGCCGTCGCTGCGCCGTGTGGAGCGGATGGCTCTGGGCGCTGTATCCGGCGGCATTGCAGTACGCTGTCCGCTGGGTCTGGGAGATGGCTGCGACCGCTGCTGTGTTTGCCGCGATCCTTGTTGTCATGCTGCGGTTGAGCGGTGTTGGCGAGGAAGAGCCACCGCAGCAGCCATGGCAACTGTGGGCTGCGTTCGGGCTGCTGTGGGCAGCACTCGCCATGCTGAATCCGACGCCAATGCTCATGCTGCCGTTCACCGCGCTCCACGCGCTCGCTGCTCCGGGCTGGCGAACGGCGCTGCGTCCGCGAGTGCTCAGGGCTGCGTTCGCAGGTCTGCTGTTCGTCGCTGCGCTCGCGCCGTGGACCGCGCGCAACTACGCGGCCTTCCATCGCTTTATTCCGCTGCGCGACAACTTCGGTGCGGAGAACTTCGAGGGCAACAGCGACTGGTCAACCGGCTTTCCGTGGGGCCGAACCGTGCCGCTGGAAAACCGCACGATCCTCGCGGAATACACCGCAATGGGCGAGCCTGCATGGACTGCCGACCGCGGCGCGAAGGCCAGCGCGTGGATTCACACACATCCAAAGCAATTCGTTGCGCTGAGCATCAAGCGAGCGTGGATGTATTGGGCCGGCGTGCCCAAGTCCGTACAGGAGGCTGGCGTGCTCGAATACGGACGCCTCGTCAGCTTCCAGTTCCTGTCGCTCGCAGGCATGCTCGGCGCGGCGCTGGCCGTTCGGCGACGAGCACCCGCAGCGTGGATCTTCTCACTCAGCATGATCCTGCTGCCGCTGCCGTACTATGCGGTGACGGTGCAGGCGCGCTTTCGGCATGTGCTGGAACCAATCATCTGCGTGCTCGGCGTCTTCCTGTTCCAGTCAGCGACCCGACGCAGAGTGAAGGATCGTCGTGAATTGGCGTAG
- a CDS encoding AAA family ATPase, producing the protein MLCQQQFDSGSVERLQRFRDFLVDRTQAKASEAEAKLKAKRLEFGALITPTQTEIIQSLAELIATSPQMEELSKLISTFCLQAERMRLSVSEGDCPNSALDAGLPDKIQEAIAGLDLRRAALERESLDSDALIELSNEHSEILDRKVCAEALPGLKERLRILRKIRDLRKCKSQCATTAISRKSSALRDAHLTEDFASHLKKEIEFLGLGYLPIKVEGRSAKGASYIGAALSKTGRDSNSRILSEGEFRGLALACFLAEVTTIPGRDGIVIDDPVSSLDHLHVEQIALRLVKEAEKRQQVIVFTHDLGFYYALWVAASEAQVPVLRNWIYRDGSKGFGKVAFDDGPWQVKKVKERYKFLEVMLQDMPDQATSFPPENLERTEAFYSKLRETWERLVEECLLNDVVGRFQPGVSTQSLKGVNVSDEDYKRVFFAMKRASEFSGHDRAAGRIPQVRTIDEMRNDLGELWSYERELRARREALERQRRALEVPPKADVSVPGARERSMA; encoded by the coding sequence TTGCTCTGCCAGCAACAATTCGATAGTGGATCTGTAGAGCGCCTACAGCGCTTCAGGGACTTCTTAGTTGATCGAACGCAGGCGAAGGCTTCAGAAGCCGAAGCGAAGCTTAAGGCTAAGAGATTAGAGTTCGGCGCGCTAATCACTCCTACGCAGACTGAAATAATTCAGTCGCTTGCTGAGCTCATCGCGACATCTCCACAGATGGAGGAGCTTTCGAAGCTCATATCCACGTTCTGTCTGCAGGCCGAACGGATGCGTCTCTCCGTCTCGGAGGGTGATTGCCCAAATAGTGCACTTGATGCGGGCCTACCTGACAAGATTCAAGAAGCAATCGCTGGCCTCGATTTACGAAGGGCTGCGCTAGAGCGGGAATCTTTGGACTCGGACGCATTGATTGAACTGAGCAACGAGCATTCGGAAATTTTGGATCGCAAGGTCTGCGCCGAGGCGCTACCAGGCCTGAAAGAGAGATTACGAATCCTCCGTAAAATCCGTGATCTACGGAAATGTAAGTCCCAGTGTGCCACGACGGCAATTTCGAGAAAGAGTAGTGCGCTTCGGGATGCTCATCTCACAGAGGACTTCGCTAGCCACCTAAAGAAAGAGATAGAGTTCCTCGGGTTGGGATACCTTCCCATTAAAGTCGAGGGGCGAAGCGCAAAGGGCGCTTCATATATAGGGGCTGCCTTATCTAAAACGGGTCGGGACTCAAATTCACGAATCTTGAGTGAAGGCGAATTTAGAGGGTTGGCATTAGCTTGCTTCCTGGCCGAGGTGACGACAATACCTGGTCGTGACGGAATTGTTATCGACGATCCGGTCTCGTCTCTAGATCATTTACACGTTGAGCAGATCGCTTTACGCTTGGTGAAGGAAGCGGAGAAGCGACAACAGGTAATTGTTTTCACCCACGATCTCGGCTTCTACTATGCCCTCTGGGTCGCGGCAAGTGAGGCGCAGGTGCCCGTGTTGCGAAATTGGATCTATCGAGACGGAAGCAAAGGTTTTGGTAAAGTGGCGTTCGACGATGGTCCTTGGCAAGTGAAGAAGGTTAAGGAGCGATACAAGTTCTTGGAGGTGATGCTCCAAGATATGCCTGATCAAGCGACTAGCTTTCCTCCAGAGAATCTCGAAAGGACGGAAGCTTTCTATTCGAAACTCCGTGAGACTTGGGAGCGCTTGGTAGAGGAATGTCTCCTGAATGATGTTGTGGGACGATTCCAGCCAGGCGTCTCCACGCAGTCGCTCAAAGGTGTGAACGTAAGCGACGAGGATTACAAGCGGGTCTTCTTTGCGATGAAGCGTGCTTCCGAGTTTTCCGGACACGATAGAGCTGCCGGACGGATTCCCCAAGTGCGGACGATAGACGAGATGCGCAATGATCTTGGCGAACTCTGGAGTTATGAGCGGGAGCTTAGGGCGCGGAGGGAAGCTTTGGAACGGCAGCGCCGTGCCCTAGAAGTTCCCCCGAAGGCCGATGTGTCCGTTCCCGGTGCTCGTGAGAGATCAATGGCGTAG
- a CDS encoding RelA/SpoT family protein, with protein MDHSQSVSPQPAPATTDSTTITSSDSGRNLEAALPAQKPLAPEDSLRRPMPAPAAPQSNGIPAPLDPEALALESLAEPAGVLAQPGPPTEKPLPPPLASALYLPNFAKEVTSKIDHDFEILLATVRANRPGDDLEIVRSAWQFCMAQHEGQKRASGEPYIIHPLEVGQVLAEMKMDSTAIAAGLLHDAVEDTPVSTEEISRRFGPQVAHIVDGVTKLDRIKFANKEDHQAENIRKMLLAMVSDIRVVLIKMADRLHNMRTLGHLKPEKQQRIARETLDIYAPLAHRLGMGKLRGEFEDLAFQYVDPARFLKLAQDVELVRNRGGEEFLDNIVSRFQLELTRHGLPGRVEYRIKRLYSINQKLVADAAQGGDDDISQVHDLFAVRVITQTVQDCYAILGLLHSIWRPVPGRIKDFIAMPRPNLYQSLHTTLVAEGGYQFEVQIRTEEMHRIAEDGIAAHWKYKANESVNAKDEQRLAWVRQLMEWQREMTDPNEFMSTLKIDLYPEEVYTFTPKGKVVVLPKDASPIDFAYTIHTEVGHTTVGAKVNGRIVPLRHRLRNGDIVEITTQTGHTPSRDWLSFVKSSRARNKIKHWLNEHQRERAIEIGRKLLEREARKFKVSLHKLNDADYDRVAIDYGLGAGPDLLGAIGFGKYSARQALNKLVPGSTKLDASEQETSSHKQETPTGSLANVPASDLSKMSDAVKRVYFGKGSDSLQVEGQGDLLVYRARCCNPIRGEEIVGYVTRGKGVAVHARSCPNVQNLLYESDRRIQVEWAPMPESNTPSGGTSPKPTRYPVRLIVTCDDRSGMLKELTAIISDDDTNIRSVDSRANDDGTTATVEFVVETLDLRHLNKLTVDMRRVPGVREVQRVSKI; from the coding sequence ATGGACCACTCGCAGTCGGTCTCTCCGCAGCCGGCGCCAGCGACAACCGATTCCACAACCATCACCTCCAGCGATTCCGGGCGGAATCTTGAGGCGGCTCTCCCTGCGCAGAAACCCCTTGCGCCGGAAGACTCGTTGCGCCGCCCCATGCCCGCGCCGGCCGCGCCCCAATCGAACGGCATTCCCGCGCCGCTTGACCCCGAGGCCCTTGCGCTGGAATCCCTCGCAGAGCCAGCCGGCGTCCTCGCGCAACCCGGGCCGCCCACTGAGAAGCCGCTCCCACCGCCGCTCGCCTCCGCGCTCTACCTGCCTAACTTCGCAAAAGAAGTGACCTCAAAGATCGACCACGACTTTGAGATCCTGCTGGCCACCGTCCGCGCCAACCGCCCCGGCGACGACCTCGAAATCGTCCGCTCCGCCTGGCAGTTCTGCATGGCGCAGCACGAAGGTCAGAAGCGCGCCAGCGGCGAGCCCTACATCATCCACCCGCTTGAAGTCGGCCAGGTCCTCGCCGAGATGAAGATGGACTCCACCGCGATCGCCGCAGGCCTCCTGCACGATGCCGTGGAAGACACGCCCGTCTCCACCGAAGAGATCTCCCGACGCTTCGGCCCGCAGGTCGCGCACATCGTCGACGGCGTCACCAAGCTCGACCGCATCAAGTTCGCCAACAAGGAAGACCACCAGGCCGAAAACATCCGCAAGATGCTCCTCGCCATGGTCAGTGACATCCGCGTCGTCCTCATCAAGATGGCCGACCGCCTGCACAACATGCGCACCCTCGGCCACCTGAAGCCGGAGAAGCAGCAGCGCATTGCACGCGAGACTCTGGATATCTACGCGCCACTCGCCCACCGACTCGGCATGGGTAAGTTACGCGGCGAGTTTGAAGACCTGGCCTTCCAGTACGTCGATCCCGCCCGCTTCTTAAAACTCGCGCAGGACGTCGAGTTAGTCCGCAACCGCGGCGGCGAAGAATTCCTCGATAACATCGTCTCGCGCTTCCAACTCGAACTTACCCGCCACGGCCTGCCCGGACGCGTCGAGTACCGCATCAAGCGCCTCTACTCCATCAATCAGAAGTTAGTCGCCGACGCAGCCCAGGGCGGCGACGACGATATCTCGCAGGTACACGACCTCTTCGCCGTCCGCGTCATCACGCAGACCGTGCAGGACTGTTACGCCATCCTCGGCTTGCTCCACAGCATCTGGCGCCCCGTCCCCGGCCGTATCAAGGACTTCATCGCCATGCCGCGGCCCAACCTCTACCAGTCGCTGCACACCACGCTCGTCGCCGAAGGCGGCTACCAGTTCGAAGTGCAGATCCGCACCGAGGAAATGCACCGCATCGCCGAAGACGGCATCGCCGCGCACTGGAAGTACAAGGCCAACGAATCCGTCAATGCCAAAGACGAGCAGCGCCTCGCATGGGTCCGCCAGTTGATGGAATGGCAGCGCGAGATGACCGACCCCAACGAGTTCATGTCGACGCTCAAAATCGACCTGTACCCCGAGGAGGTCTACACCTTCACGCCCAAGGGCAAGGTTGTCGTCCTGCCCAAGGACGCCAGCCCCATCGACTTCGCCTACACCATCCACACCGAGGTCGGTCACACGACCGTCGGTGCCAAGGTCAACGGTCGGATCGTGCCGCTCCGGCATCGTTTGCGCAACGGCGACATCGTTGAGATCACCACGCAGACCGGCCACACACCCTCGCGCGACTGGCTGTCGTTCGTAAAGTCCTCACGTGCCCGCAACAAGATCAAGCACTGGCTCAACGAGCACCAGCGCGAACGCGCCATTGAAATCGGCCGCAAGTTACTCGAGCGCGAAGCCCGTAAATTCAAAGTAAGTCTGCATAAGTTGAACGACGCAGACTACGACCGCGTCGCCATCGACTACGGCCTCGGCGCCGGTCCTGACTTACTCGGAGCCATTGGCTTCGGGAAATACAGCGCCCGCCAGGCGTTAAACAAACTCGTACCCGGCAGCACCAAACTCGACGCAAGCGAACAAGAAACAAGCAGCCACAAACAAGAAACTCCGACGGGCAGCCTCGCCAACGTACCCGCCTCCGATCTTTCGAAGATGTCCGACGCGGTCAAGCGCGTCTACTTCGGCAAAGGCTCGGACTCGCTCCAGGTCGAAGGCCAGGGCGATCTGCTCGTCTACCGCGCACGCTGTTGTAACCCCATCCGCGGCGAAGAGATTGTCGGCTATGTCACCCGCGGCAAAGGCGTCGCAGTCCACGCCCGCAGCTGTCCCAACGTGCAAAACCTGCTCTATGAGAGCGACCGCCGCATCCAGGTCGAGTGGGCCCCCATGCCCGAAAGCAACACACCCAGCGGCGGCACCTCCCCCAAGCCCACCCGCTACCCCGTACGCCTCATCGTCACCTGCGACGACCGCAGCGGCATGCTCAAAGAACTCACCGCCATCATCTCCGACGACGACACCAACATCCGCTCCGTAGACTCCCGCGCCAACGACGACGGCACCACCGCTACCGTGGAATTCGTCGTAGAAACCCTCGACCTCCGCCACCTGAACAAACTAACGGTCGACATGCGCCGAGTCCCCGGCGTCCGCGAAGTCCAGCGCGTCAGCAAGATCTAG